The genomic window ACAAGTGCGACATGGTGGCCATCTTCCTGTTCGTCGCGGGCGTCACCTGCAGGTGGGCGGCAGCCCCGGGCCGCGCCCCGCTGCGTGTCCCGGGAAAGGCGTGTCCAGCCCTCGTCCTCCTCAGGGTGCTGCCCGCGCTGTTCGAGGCCGGCCGCACCGTGCTGGCCGTGGACTTCATGGTGTTCACGCTCCGGCTCATCCACATCTTCGCCATCCACAAGCAGCTGGGCCCCAAGATCATCATTGTGGAGCGGATGGTGAGCCCCCTACGTGGGACCCCTGCCTGGCCCCCGGGGACCCGGAGCTCTCCTGCCGCTGACGCCatctccctgccccgcccccgtgaGATGAAGGAcgtcttcttcttcctcttcttcctgagCGTGTGGCTCGTGGCCTACGGCGTGACCACGCAGGCGCTGCTGCACCCCCACGACGGCCGCCTCGAGTGGATCTTCCGCCGTGTGCTCTACCGGCCCTACCTGCAGATCTTCGGGCAGATCCCGCTGGACGAGATCGACGGTGAGCACGCGGCAGGGAGGAGgggcgtgggagaccctggccagGAGCTGGCAGACTCAGGGGCCTTGGGCTGGGACGTGGGTCACAAGCAGGCCCCAAGGTGGTCAGGGGCTGGCCTGCGCGGGGTGGCCGAGGGCAAGCCTAGCTTTGGGGGCAGAGGGACGAGTGGGCACCGTGGGCCTAGGGCAGGCATGTCCAGGCCACAGTCCCCTGCAGCTGGCCCCACACACCCCGGGCCTCTGCCCTGAAGGGTCTCCCTGTCACCCACCGCCCGTCTGAGGACGTTCCTGACGGCCCCATCCCGTGTCTGTGCTGCCTGCTGTCGGCCCGGGCGCACGGCCCATCCGTGACTGTGGGTGTCCCTCCGCCCAGCCCCTGTACCCGGCTGGGAAGTttctcaccagggtgagggggccagggaaggcctggggctcagagaggggctggcaggcagcaggctgcTCGGCTGGGTTCCGAGGCCCCCAGTGTGTGATcacagggtggtggtggtgggaggggcctAACCGGGGTGTCGCGCACGGCTCCCAGCCCCACCGTGACCCGCGCTGTGTGCTCATCCACAGGCCCCCATTCCCCAGGCCGTTAGCTCAGCCAGAGCCGCCTGCCCCACACCCTGGTCACGCTCTCCACCCACGTAGCCCCCAGGCCCCGCGGGAGGGCAGGGAGACCAGAGAGGCAGTCAcctgcagccagggcaggggtggggagccagtGTTACCCACGCAACAGCCTCCGGCCCCgatggccccagctgctctgggtcAGGCCTGGCCACAGCCCCCTTCTCCCTGGGCCCGGGACCACACGGGGAAGGTGGGGGCTGCAGCTCCCCgagagcccccaggccccaggctgcctGAGAGGTGTGCAGGGCAGCTGTGGACCCCGCTGGCCGAGTCCTGCGTGGCGGTCTGTGGCCGGGGCTCTGTCCACATCTTACTCTCGCCCTGGGGCTTGGCGTAGTAGGCCCCCAGTCTCTGGGTGTAGCCCCCAGGTGGTCTGGTCCCTGGGTCACTGCCACAGGGCCCAGGAAGAACCTGAGGCTCCAGCAGCTCCCgcggccccaccccgcccccacctctgTGCAGGCGCCAGCTGGGAGCTCCCTCTCCGGGCTCCAGGGCCCCAGACAACTTAATTTGCAGCCCGGCCTGGTGGCGCCTTCTCCAGGCACGGGGAGATGCAGGGTCTCGGGCCCGGAGCGGCTTTCACCGGCAGATTTACGGCTTCGAGGCAGCCTCTGCGGGCGCCaagaggaggggcagggccatGAATCAGCCTGCAGCAGACCGCGGGCGGCCGAGGGGGGCCGGAGGGGCCTGGCACTCCCCTCCCCCGAACACTCAATAACTCACTCCCCAGAAAGGAAGCGGGAATGACCCTggaggggcgcggggcgggcACAGCACGGAGACCTGGGGGTGCAAGCACAAAAGCCCAGTAGGGGTGGGGGCGCGCACGCCTGCCTCCTGCGCTCAaggaggcggggcaggggagccaggcccgggggtggggccgccacagccagcgcactccCACCCGCTCCTGTCCTGTGGGCTGAGGGGAGACTGCCTCGTGGCCCCGCAGGCTGTGCACAGCTGTGGACCTGCTCCCGGCGTGGGGCCGGATGGGCATCGGCGCCACGCGCTCTGCCAGGCCGGCTCTGCAGCCAGAgcctgggtgggggggtggaggtgTTACCCACGCGACACCCAGCAAAACCGCGTCCCCAGGAGTCTGCCCGCTCCTGcccatcccccaaatggctgtgcctCTAGGGCCTGGCCGGGGTGGCCCCCCGGGTGGcggtgagcaggggcaggggacaggccCCGCTGGGCTGGCCTcggctgctttccccagcctggAGTCGTGAGCCAGGCCCCGTGCCCTGTGCCCATGCGCCTGCCCGCCGCCCAGAGGCCCGTGTGAACTGCTCCGTGCACCCGCTGCTGCTGGAGGACTCGCCCTCCTGCCCCAACCTCTACGCCAACTGGCTGGTCATCCTGCTGCTGGTCACCTTCCTGCTGGTCACCAACGTGCTGCTCATGAACCTGCTCATCGCCATGTTcaggtgcccctccccccccacccggAGCGGCCgctctggggccagggcagggctcccCAGGCCGGGAGGACCACCGCCGGGTGGTGTCCGCCCCCCAGGACGGCTGCAGACGGTGAGGGCCGGCTGTGTGCCCGCAGCTACACGTTCCAGGTGGTGCAGGGCAACGCGGACATGTTCTGGAAGTTCCAGCGCTACAACCTCATCGTGGAGTACCACGGGCGGccggccctggccccgccctTCATCCTGCTCAGCCACCTGAGCCTGGCGCTCCAGCGGCTCCTCTGCAAGCGAGCCGGGCACGCGCGGGAGCGCCTGGGTGAGTccgggggcaggggaagggggccCGGGGCCCACTGGGCCAGCCCAGGCCGAGCCGCCGTCTGCCCGCTGTGGCTCCAGCAGAACTCACTCCTGCCCCCAGAGAGGGACCTGCCGGAGCCCCTGGACCAGAAGATCGTCACGTGGGAGACGGTGCAGAAGGAGAACTTCCtgggcagagaggagaagcagcgGCGGGACAGCGAGGGGGAAGTGCTGCGCAAGACCGCCCACAGGTGTGGCGGCGGCGCCAGCCCGGCCTCCTGGGTCCCGACccgctgctgagctgggagggccgGGCCATGGCCAGGCCACCAGGGCAGGGGTCGGCCCTGCCGGGGAACacaggcctggggccagggcaggggacacACGACGTGCCCCGAGGCCCACGGGCTGCTCCCGCTCCTCCACAGAGTGGAGCTCATGGCCCAGTCCCTGGGGGCgctgagggagcaggagaggcgTATCAAGTGTCTGGAGTCGCAGGCAAGTACCAGGCCCTCCCCAGGGCCGGCCCTGcacaccctcacacccacacccgAGTCGGGGTCCGGGCCAGGGGCCcagcctcctgtcccctcccacaGATGAACTACTGCACCGTGGTCCTGTCCTCCGTGGCCGACGCGCTGGCCCAGGGCGGCGCCCCCTGGAGTGAGTatgtgggagctgggccagcgcTGGCTCCGCCTCCCCCCATCCCACCGGGAGTTCTGTCGCTTGGGTGCTGCCCTCTGACGGAGCCCCAGCTGCCCGGCTGCCCTGGGGGTGCCTACGTGGGGCTCACATGTCCCCCATCCCCGGCAGGCTTTCAGAACTGCAGGCAGGACCCTGCTGATCGTGGAGGGCGCGCTGGCGGCAGGGAGCACCCACAGGCCGCCCAGCCCCCCTCAGACACCTGAGCAGCTTGGCATCTCCTGGCCTGTGCTGGCCGGGGGACACAGGCCACCCCGCTCCGACATCCGACCTCATGAACAGGAGCCCCAGCCAGACCCTGCCGGCGTTCCTCCCATGGCAGCGTGCACCTGTGTCCCACCTTGGACAGCATCGGGCAGGGTGCCCAGGGACCCCGCCCCCCGCCGTGCTGCCTGACTAAAGTCTGGTGGTGGCCAGTTCTGTCCTTTGAGACGCAGACGGTCGGTCCTGAGACAGCCAGTCAGCTGCCCAGTCCCGGGGGCAGGGCGGCCGCCCCTGTGCCGGCTCCGGCAGTGTCCCCACCCCTGAACCCAAAGTGGCTCTATTTCCGGTGCTCCCTGGAGCCCACATCCCCTCCAACCCAGGTCAAACCACAGTGTCCACACGGGGGCAGGCCTTGGCTCCTGGGCTACCCACACCACCCACTGAGCTGAGTCACAACCAGGCCGAGCCCTCAAGGGTCAAGGGAGTGGGGGACAGACATGCTCGCTCCGTGGGCCTCCCCCAGCAGACCTGGGGAACCCACCCTTTGTCCCCCATGGCCCATgctgggctggagtcctggcaCAAGACCCCAGATGCCGGCTCTGCACCCCGTCCTGACAGTCTGGGTGGGGCACAGCCAGAGGCGAGCGTGGGCACGGCTACAGGACCACTCAGGCCTGTCCGGCACCATGCTGGACTCCTGTGGCCTGACCCCAGCCCAGGGGGACCCCTCAGCCCCTCCAGGCCGGCACTgtgcgcagcaggtaaagccgcctcctgtatgtgtggttccagtcccggctgctccactctgacccaactccctgccgctgcagctgggagagcagcagacggCCCCTGTGCCACTGCGgctctctggggagtggaccagtgcacgcaagacctctctatctttcaaaattaaaagcaaacaaaaacccagaGAAGCGGAACACTGGGGCCGTCACTCTGCAGGGTccgagcggggctgggggcccagggggAGTGAGACGACAGACAGGACCCGAGGACACCCAACACCTTTATTGTCACCCATGGAGCCCCGGGCCCCCGGCCGCGGCCCGGCCCGCTCACCCCTCAGCCGCTGGGCCCTCGCAGCCGCTGCCCCTGTTCCGGAAGTGCTCCCGGCTCCGCTTCCTGGCGCCGTGGAAGCCGACGGCGTCCAGGCCGGGGGGCCCTGGCGAGGCCCCTCTGTGGGCAGCCGCGGGGGACGCGTCTTCCTCCTGCAGGCCgccgggggtgccgcccctctcCTCGGCCTCTGGGCTCCCGGGCCCGGCCAGGTGGGGCAGCTCCACCGCCTCGGTCCCCGGGAGGCCCCTGCCCGGCTGCgcgccctgccccaggcccctcttCCTCTCGGGCCTGGGCTCGCGGGCTCGGGCCGGTCTGGTGAAGACCACCCTGCCCTCCCCGCAGCTGGAGGAGTCCTGGTTGAAGGCGGGCGCGCaggcggcgggggcggccgggCCCCGCGCGCCCAGGAAGGCCAGCGCCGCCGCCCGGTTGCTCTGCTCGCTGGCCTCGGCCACGTCCTCGAGGCTGTACCTGGTCCAGCGCTCCGGGTGCGCCACGTAGTCGGGGACACGCGGGCCCCTGGGGGCGCCGGCCGCCCCCTCCAGGCCGTCAAAGACGCTGTGGCTGCGCCGGGAGAAGGCGGAGCTCGTGCCCCGGAGGCAGAACGGCTGGGCCGCAGGGGCGGGGGGCGCCGGGGGCGGCGAGGGGGGCTCGGAGTCCTCTGAGTCCGCGGGCAGGTCTACACACGGCGCGGCCGCCTCGGCACCGCCAGAGCTGAGGTCCGAGTCCGAGTCCGAGCCCGAGTCGCTGGGGAAGTCGGCGTCGTCGGGGGGCGCGGCGTCCCCCTCGGCCCCCGCCTGGGCCATGGCCCCGTCCCACGGCACCTGCGGGGAAGCAGCccgcggggagggggcagctcaGGGTCGCCGGCCCACGCGGCCGCAGCAGCGGGCCCCTCCCCGGCCCGGCTCTCACCTCCCCCGTCCGCCCACGGAGGTCCTCGGTGGCCCCGGCGTGGGCTCCTCGGTGGCCTCGGCTCCGCTGCTCAGACGGGGCTGGGTGAGGGGCGGGGGACAGAGCCCGCGTCAGAGCGCGGGGCCGGCCGCA from Oryctolagus cuniculus chromosome 1, mOryCun1.1, whole genome shotgun sequence includes these protein-coding regions:
- the TSSC4 gene encoding U5 small nuclear ribonucleoprotein TSSC4 isoform X1, producing the protein MTHFLSTSAAVSAPPAPSEQRSRGHRGAHAGATEDLRGRTGEVPWDGAMAQAGAEGDAAPPDDADFPSDSGSDSDSDLSSGGAEAAAPCVDLPADSEDSEPPSPPPAPPAPAAQPFCLRGTSSAFSRRSHSVFDGLEGAAGAPRGPRVPDYVAHPERWTRYSLEDVAEASEQSNRAAALAFLGARGPAAPAACAPAFNQDSSSCGEGRVVFTRPARAREPRPERKRGLGQGAQPGRGLPGTEAVELPHLAGPGSPEAEERGGTPGGLQEEDASPAAAHRGASPGPPGLDAVGFHGARKRSREHFRNRGSGCEGPAAEG
- the TSSC4 gene encoding U5 small nuclear ribonucleoprotein TSSC4 isoform X2 — protein: MAQAGAEGDAAPPDDADFPSDSGSDSDSDLSSGGAEAAAPCVDLPADSEDSEPPSPPPAPPAPAAQPFCLRGTSSAFSRRSHSVFDGLEGAAGAPRGPRVPDYVAHPERWTRYSLEDVAEASEQSNRAAALAFLGARGPAAPAACAPAFNQDSSSCGEGRVVFTRPARAREPRPERKRGLGQGAQPGRGLPGTEAVELPHLAGPGSPEAEERGGTPGGLQEEDASPAAAHRGASPGPPGLDAVGFHGARKRSREHFRNRGSGCEGPAAEG